The Deltaproteobacteria bacterium DNA window CGACGCTTGAAATAAATTTCACCCAGGCGGATCTTGGCACGCTGATCGTTAGGATTTGCCTGGCAACTTAGTAGCGCCTCTTTCAGTTCCTTCTCAAAGGGATTTTTATTAAAAATGCCTTTCAACGTAGTAAAAAATTGTTTTGCTTTATCACTCATAATTTACAGAATTTCTTTCAAAGCCCGCAAAGCCAACAAATAACTGAGCACCCCAAAACCCGCAATTTGCCCTTTTGCAACAGGGGCAATAAAAGAATGATGACGAAAATCTTCGCGCGAATAGATATTGCTCAAATGCACCTCGATGACCGGAATGGAAATCGCCGCCACGGCATCCCGCAAAGCCACAGAAGTATGGGTATAGGCCGCTGGATTTAAAATAAGACCCTGAAAATTTTGACGAGCTTCCTGGATTTTGGAAACAAGCTCTCCCTCGTGGTTACTTTGAAAAAAATTGACTGCCAAGCCGAGAGAATCTGCTTCCTTGGAAATTTTCTGGTTAATTTTTTCTAAGGTCAAATCGCCGTAAACCCCTTTCTCTCGTTCTCCCAGGAGGTTGAGGTTTGGGCCATGAATCACTAAAATTTTTCTCTTTGGACTCACAAACGCCTCTCTTGCACTTTCAGGAGTAAAAATTCCAGATTGAAAACTTTATCGGACAAAGACATTTTCACGACCTCTGCAGCCGAAGTTTTTGTTTCTGCAATTCCCTCCGATTTTGATTTCAATTCTTCCTGGACCTCAGCTTCTACCCTTGTTTCAGCCTTCTCTTGTTCCTCTTTTGCCGCCAAAGCCGCTTCTAATCTTTCTTTTCTCAAGCCCGGTTCCGTAATTTCCTCTTCCTCTTCAAGCACTTCTTCAGCAGCCTTTGCTGCCACTCCCGCAAAATTTTTCATGAAATTGGTTCGGGTCTTTTCGTAGAGCTCTTTCAAACTTTCATTTTCAGAATCTCTTGCCAACAATTTCTGGCAGATCTTACCCGCATGCAGCAAGTGCCCCTGAGCCAGTAAAATCTTCACCATGGTTTTGTTATGAAATAGGGGATCGAGTTCGAAGGCCATTGTTATTAGTTACTAGTTAGCAGTTACTAGTTCGCAGCTGCCAGCAAAGGTTGGATTACCCCTTACTGTTAACTAGTAACTAATAACTGCCAACTGCTAACTGTTTTTCAAGCAGTGTCTCAATTCTTTCTCCACAAAGTCCAGCGCTAATTTCTGGCTAAACACCTGTCCAATCTTTTTCATCAGGACATATTGTATCTGCCCCTGTTGCATCTTCTTGTCACGTGCCATCACCTGTAAATATTGAGAGGCCTTGAAGAAAGGGATTTGGATAGAAAATCCCGCTTTTATTATCAAATTTTTCAAACGCTGCTCACTTTGCAGCGAACAAAAACCCATGCGTTGTGAAAGCTGTGCGGCAAAGGCCATTCCCACTGCAACACCCTCTCCATGACTCATCTTTTTATAGCCCATTAAAGTTTCGGCGGCATGCCCCAAGGTGTGTCCAAAGTTGAGGATGATCCTCAAACCTTTGGTCTCCTTTTCATCTCCCTGAACCACCTTGGCTTTAATCTCCACACATTCCCGTACAATGCGCGCGAGTAGCCCGGGATCCAGTTTTAAGAAGGAATGAATTTGTTCTTCCAGCAATTTGAATAAAGAAGGGCTTTTTATGACGCCATATTTAATCACTTCTGCAGAACCACAAAGGATTTCCCGCTGGGGCAAGGTATTCAGATAAGAAGTATCAATATACACCAGATGAGGCTGATAAAAAGCACCAACCAGATTTTTTCCTTCCGGCAGATCTACAGCGGTTTTGCCACCTACGCTGGAATCGACTTGAGCGAGTAATGTGGTTGGAATCTGAATGAGGGGAAGCCCTCTTAAAAAAGTGGCCGCTGCAAAACCCGCCACATCTCCCACCACGCCCCCACCCAAAGCCACCACAGGCGTGTTGCGATCTACTTTGTGTTTTAAAAAAGCCTTATAGAGTTTTTGCAGGGTCTCCAAGGTCTTATATTTTTCTCCATCGGGCATGAAGACCGTATGCACTTCGCCCAAAGAAGAAAGCTTCTTTTCCAGCTGTTTACCATGCAAACGATACACTTTTGGATTGCTGACCATCACCCATTTTCTGGCTTTAAAAAAAGAAGAAAAGAGCTTTTCCAATTCTTTAGAACGACCTTCTACAAAATAAATGGAGTAGGGATTGCCGGAGAGTTTTAAATGAAGCAGAGGGGTCATATTTTAATATTGAATGTTACGATTTCTTATAAAAAAGTTTTCAGTTTTTCAGCATCCGGCAAAATATGCCTGTACTTGGCTGGAAGCTTGGCAGATCTTTTGTAGAGAGCAACTCCCATGGGCTTGCTGGTGTCCCGAAAAGAAAACTCCACAATTCTATGATTTTTTTCTTTGCACAGAATGATACCAATAGAAGGACTCTCGTGAGGCATTTTTATCAATTCATCCAGAGCTGACAGGTAAAAGTTCATTTTTCCTGCATATTCGGCTTTGAATTTACCTTTTTTGATTTCAATGGCAACAAGGCTTTGAAGTTTACGATTAAAAAAAAGCAGATCAATAAAAAACTCATTCCCATCCACAATCAACCGGTACTGGTTGCCGATAAAACTGAAATCTGACCCAAGTGCCATGATGAATTTTTTTAGGTTGTTTACAATAGCATGTTCCAAAACCCGTTCAT harbors:
- the aroQ gene encoding type II 3-dehydroquinate dehydratase — its product is MLVIHGPNLNLLGEREKGVYGDLTLEKINQKISKEADSLGLAVNFFQSNHEGELVSKIQEARQNFQGLILNPAAYTHTSVALRDAVAAISIPVIEVHLSNIYSREDFRHHSFIAPVAKGQIAGFGVLSYLLALRALKEIL
- the aroB gene encoding 3-dehydroquinate synthase — encoded protein: MTPLLHLKLSGNPYSIYFVEGRSKELEKLFSSFFKARKWVMVSNPKVYRLHGKQLEKKLSSLGEVHTVFMPDGEKYKTLETLQKLYKAFLKHKVDRNTPVVALGGGVVGDVAGFAAATFLRGLPLIQIPTTLLAQVDSSVGGKTAVDLPEGKNLVGAFYQPHLVYIDTSYLNTLPQREILCGSAEVIKYGVIKSPSLFKLLEEQIHSFLKLDPGLLARIVRECVEIKAKVVQGDEKETKGLRIILNFGHTLGHAAETLMGYKKMSHGEGVAVGMAFAAQLSQRMGFCSLQSEQRLKNLIIKAGFSIQIPFFKASQYLQVMARDKKMQQGQIQYVLMKKIGQVFSQKLALDFVEKELRHCLKNS